The following proteins are co-located in the Palaemon carinicauda isolate YSFRI2023 chromosome 30, ASM3689809v2, whole genome shotgun sequence genome:
- the cbc gene encoding protein CLP1 homolog isoform X2 — MPEKEFKLDPDSELRFEVEGAKETVELTLLQGKAEVFGTELAPDKPYVFLSGAKVAVYTWHGCALKLNGNTEGTYIAKETPMIMYLNTHACLERMRRQADEGLANCEDTRGPVTMIVGPTDVGKSTLCRILLNYAVRMGRRPIFVDLDIGQGSIAIPGTLGALLIERAASVGEGFSQEAPLVFNFGHLYPDANMTLYNILVSRLASIVQDKMVINKKASGVVINTCGFVKGPGYKSLTHVAQAFEVDLIIVLDQERLYNELVRDIPFIKVVFLPKSGGVVERTGAMRAAARDDRIREYYYGLHTKYHPHSFDVSLSTVQIYKIGAPSLPDSCMPADMKVNDDHMTRLVRVEPSPKLKHHMLAVSLATQPEDLLTSNVAGFICVLDFDEDNKMMKILSPQPKPLPRTLLILTEVQFMDSN, encoded by the exons ATGCCTGAAAAAGAGTTCAAGTTGGATCCTGATTCTGAACTTCGCTTTGAAGTTGAAGGAGCTAAGGAAACAGTAGAATTAACA CTTCTTCAAGGCAAGGCTGAAGTGTTTGGTACAGAGTTAGCCCCAGATAAACCATATGTTTTCCTATCTGGTGCAAAAGTGGCAGTATACACTTGGCATGGATGTGCATTAAAACTGAATGGTAACACAGAGGGTACTTATATTGCAAAGGAGACTCCCATG ATAATGTACCTAAATACGCATGCTTGCTTGGAGCGAATGAGAAGACAAGCCGATGAAGGATTGGCCAATTGTGAAGATACAAGAGGTCCAGTCACTATGATTGTTGGCCCAACAGATGTTGGTAAATCTACACTATGTCGTATACTTCTGAACTATGCTGTCCGCATGGGACGAAGACCCATCTTTGTAGATTTAGATATTGGCCAAGGCTCCATTGCTATACCAGGAACACTTG GAGCACTGTTAATTGAAAGAGCAGCATCAGTTGGGGAAGGTTTTTCTCAGGAGGCTCCATTAGTTTTCAATTTTGGACATTTGTATCCTGATGCAAACATGACGCTGTACAATATCTTGGTATCTCGGTTAGCTTCCATAGTACAAGATAAAATGGTTATTAATAAAAAAg CTTCTGGTGTAGTCATCAACACATGTGGTTTTGTTAAGGGGCCTGGTTATAAAAGCTTGACTCATGTTGCTCAAGCATTTGAAGTAGATCTCATAATCGTCCTTGACCAAGAAAGACTTTACAATGAGCTGGTCCGAGATATTCCATTTATAAAAGTAGTCTTTTTACCAAAGAGTGGAGGG GTTGTGGAGAGAACAGGTGCAATGAGGGCAGCAGCGCGAGATGATCGTATAAGAGAATATTATTATGGTCTCCATACTAAGTACCATCCACATAGCTTTGATGTCAGCTTAAGTACAGTCCAGATCTACAAGATTGGGGCACCATCCCTACCAGATTCGTGCATGCCTGCCGACATGAAGGTTAATGATGATCACATGACCAGGCTTGTTCGTGTAGAGCCGA GTCCAAAACTTAAACATCATATGTTAGCTGTGAGCTTAGCTACTCAACCAGAGGATTTGCTTACTTCAAATGTTGCAGGATTCATTTGTGT
- the cbc gene encoding protein CLP1 homolog isoform X1, whose amino-acid sequence MPEKEFKLDPDSELRFEVEGAKETVELTLLQGKAEVFGTELAPDKPYVFLSGAKVAVYTWHGCALKLNGNTEGTYIAKETPMIMYLNTHACLERMRRQADEGLANCEDTRGPVTMIVGPTDVGKSTLCRILLNYAVRMGRRPIFVDLDIGQGSIAIPGTLGALLIERAASVGEGFSQEAPLVFNFGHLYPDANMTLYNILVSRLASIVQDKMVINKKVAASGVVINTCGFVKGPGYKSLTHVAQAFEVDLIIVLDQERLYNELVRDIPFIKVVFLPKSGGVVERTGAMRAAARDDRIREYYYGLHTKYHPHSFDVSLSTVQIYKIGAPSLPDSCMPADMKVNDDHMTRLVRVEPSPKLKHHMLAVSLATQPEDLLTSNVAGFICVLDFDEDNKMMKILSPQPKPLPRTLLILTEVQFMDSN is encoded by the exons ATGCCTGAAAAAGAGTTCAAGTTGGATCCTGATTCTGAACTTCGCTTTGAAGTTGAAGGAGCTAAGGAAACAGTAGAATTAACA CTTCTTCAAGGCAAGGCTGAAGTGTTTGGTACAGAGTTAGCCCCAGATAAACCATATGTTTTCCTATCTGGTGCAAAAGTGGCAGTATACACTTGGCATGGATGTGCATTAAAACTGAATGGTAACACAGAGGGTACTTATATTGCAAAGGAGACTCCCATG ATAATGTACCTAAATACGCATGCTTGCTTGGAGCGAATGAGAAGACAAGCCGATGAAGGATTGGCCAATTGTGAAGATACAAGAGGTCCAGTCACTATGATTGTTGGCCCAACAGATGTTGGTAAATCTACACTATGTCGTATACTTCTGAACTATGCTGTCCGCATGGGACGAAGACCCATCTTTGTAGATTTAGATATTGGCCAAGGCTCCATTGCTATACCAGGAACACTTG GAGCACTGTTAATTGAAAGAGCAGCATCAGTTGGGGAAGGTTTTTCTCAGGAGGCTCCATTAGTTTTCAATTTTGGACATTTGTATCCTGATGCAAACATGACGCTGTACAATATCTTGGTATCTCGGTTAGCTTCCATAGTACAAGATAAAATGGTTATTAATAAAAAAg TTGCAGCTTCTGGTGTAGTCATCAACACATGTGGTTTTGTTAAGGGGCCTGGTTATAAAAGCTTGACTCATGTTGCTCAAGCATTTGAAGTAGATCTCATAATCGTCCTTGACCAAGAAAGACTTTACAATGAGCTGGTCCGAGATATTCCATTTATAAAAGTAGTCTTTTTACCAAAGAGTGGAGGG GTTGTGGAGAGAACAGGTGCAATGAGGGCAGCAGCGCGAGATGATCGTATAAGAGAATATTATTATGGTCTCCATACTAAGTACCATCCACATAGCTTTGATGTCAGCTTAAGTACAGTCCAGATCTACAAGATTGGGGCACCATCCCTACCAGATTCGTGCATGCCTGCCGACATGAAGGTTAATGATGATCACATGACCAGGCTTGTTCGTGTAGAGCCGA GTCCAAAACTTAAACATCATATGTTAGCTGTGAGCTTAGCTACTCAACCAGAGGATTTGCTTACTTCAAATGTTGCAGGATTCATTTGTGT